One genomic region from Arcobacter sp. LA11 encodes:
- a CDS encoding YbaB/EbfC family nucleoid-associated protein, with protein sequence MFEGIDLSKINMNDVMGQVQEMADKAKEKNAEQVFTSKAGGGMIEISINGNSEVIDLQIDDSLLEDKDSLQILLISAMNDVIKQSDENKKMMAMNMMGGLGSFGQK encoded by the coding sequence ATGTTTGAGGGAATTGACTTAAGTAAAATCAATATGAATGATGTAATGGGTCAAGTCCAAGAAATGGCTGATAAAGCAAAAGAAAAAAATGCAGAACAAGTTTTTACATCAAAAGCTGGTGGAGGAATGATTGAAATTTCAATCAATGGAAACTCAGAAGTAATTGATTTACAAATTGATGATTCTTTATTAGAAGATAAAGACTCTTTACAAATTTTATTAATATCTGCAATGAATGATGTGATTAAACAATCTGATGAAAATAAAAAAATGATGGCTATGAATATGATGGGTGGACTAGGTTCATTCGGACAAAAATAA
- a CDS encoding response regulator — protein MATVDKKLLKRLKVLYVEDDASVRNELSNLLSNFFENVYTADDGKAGLELYKEKQNDIDVIIADINMPNLTGIEMLEKIRVFDKDVPVIFATAYSDNEFLSGAIKLKVFEYIIKPIDIRKLMTVLADLATILYHDFLLNQQNKELKKYKDILYSNNIVVRTNKNMKISFVNDLFCEITGFDKKELIGKELIVLKHKDTDPKVYKKLYNSVLNNKQFSGQFKNITKDGSYYIANTNTISTLNDAGEVTGCLMIQKDETKEVNKRREVQSSLIKDKGEIFIKSKENTAELQNIITSLKDEVLNAKKQVQNIKVDKDKYIYTAEKYTIENKRLRTELKQYKKDSDYMNDKYSNSKKLSKENADLRIEVKRLNSRLENIKEEHEKVCKQIKVNYEVEIDDLEQELASITEKLDGVENAEAISQKLNYWKEKAKNEAKKIEKLEKKIIEHGDKSMMSKLFGGR, from the coding sequence ATGGCTACAGTTGATAAAAAATTATTAAAAAGATTAAAAGTATTATATGTTGAAGATGATGCAAGTGTTAGAAATGAACTCTCGAATTTACTTTCAAATTTTTTCGAAAATGTTTATACAGCAGATGACGGGAAAGCTGGACTAGAATTATATAAAGAAAAACAAAATGATATTGATGTAATTATTGCAGATATTAATATGCCTAACTTGACTGGTATTGAAATGCTTGAAAAAATTAGAGTATTTGATAAAGATGTTCCCGTTATTTTTGCTACAGCTTATTCAGATAATGAATTTCTAAGTGGTGCTATAAAACTAAAGGTTTTTGAATATATCATTAAACCAATTGATATTAGAAAACTGATGACAGTTTTAGCAGATTTAGCAACAATCCTTTATCATGACTTTTTATTAAATCAACAAAATAAAGAACTAAAAAAATATAAAGATATTTTATATAGTAATAATATAGTAGTACGTACAAACAAAAACATGAAAATTTCATTTGTAAATGATCTTTTTTGTGAAATAACTGGTTTTGATAAAAAAGAGTTAATAGGAAAAGAATTAATAGTTTTAAAGCATAAAGATACCGATCCAAAAGTTTATAAAAAACTATATAATAGTGTATTAAATAATAAGCAATTTAGTGGACAATTTAAAAATATTACAAAAGATGGAAGTTATTATATTGCTAATACTAATACAATAAGTACATTAAATGATGCAGGAGAAGTTACTGGTTGTTTAATGATTCAAAAAGATGAAACTAAAGAAGTAAATAAAAGAAGAGAAGTTCAATCTTCACTTATAAAAGACAAAGGTGAAATCTTTATAAAAAGTAAAGAAAATACTGCAGAGCTACAAAATATAATTACTTCTTTAAAAGATGAAGTATTAAATGCAAAAAAACAAGTACAAAATATAAAAGTAGATAAAGATAAATATATTTATACTGCTGAAAAATATACAATAGAAAATAAAAGATTAAGAACAGAGTTAAAACAATATAAAAAAGACTCAGATTATATGAATGATAAATATTCAAATTCAAAGAAATTATCTAAAGAAAATGCAGATTTAAGAATAGAAGTAAAAAGATTAAATTCTCGATTAGAAAATATAAAAGAAGAACACGAAAAAGTGTGTAAACAAATAAAAGTAAACTATGAAGTTGAAATTGATGATTTAGAACAAGAATTAGCTTCAATAACAGAAAAACTTGATGGTGTAGAAAATGCAGAAGCAATATCTCAAAAGCTTAATTATTGGAAAGAAAAAGCAAAAAATGAAGCTAAGAAAATTGAAAAATTAGAGAAAAAAATCATTGAACATGGCGATAAAAGTATGATGAGTAAGCTTTTTGGAGGAAGATAA
- a CDS encoding chemotaxis protein CheW → METNNINNHTDEEIIDYANTSEFMTFELGKMKYAIELPKIREILTYPEIITTLPNTTKWVKGLINLRGEVVPILDIRIKFNTGEAIYNDNTAVIAVITEDKRMIGIVVDKVDDVQRLDTSTLAPVSDMGSAIPAKYLKGFVRLANNQMLVIMDIESVVHKDELKN, encoded by the coding sequence ATGGAAACTAACAATATTAATAACCATACTGATGAAGAGATAATTGATTATGCTAATACAAGTGAGTTTATGACATTTGAATTAGGTAAGATGAAATACGCAATTGAATTGCCAAAAATTAGAGAAATTCTTACTTATCCTGAAATAATTACTACCTTACCTAATACAACAAAATGGGTAAAAGGCTTAATTAATTTAAGAGGTGAAGTTGTACCTATATTAGATATTAGAATTAAATTTAATACAGGTGAAGCAATATATAATGATAATACAGCAGTTATTGCGGTAATTACTGAAGATAAAAGAATGATTGGAATAGTTGTTGATAAAGTAGATGATGTTCAAAGATTAGATACATCAACATTAGCACCTGTTTCAGATATGGGTTCTGCAATTCCAGCAAAATATTTAAAAGGTTTTGTAAGACTTGCAAATAATCAAATGTTAGTTATAATGGATATAGAATCGGTTGTTCATAAAGACGAGTTAAAAAATTAA
- a CDS encoding response regulator, which translates to MQEKIEKLKALKLLFVEDEEDLIEIITDTLTKLDANFLTACNGQEALKLIDENSDIDVIITDINMPIMNGLDMIKEIQKRGIKLPIIIMSAHTELDYLNKAKDLGVVEYLLKPFDFIKFIELLTSLDIEK; encoded by the coding sequence ATGCAAGAGAAAATAGAAAAGCTAAAAGCTCTAAAGCTTCTTTTTGTAGAAGATGAAGAAGATTTAATAGAGATTATTACAGATACTTTAACAAAATTAGATGCTAATTTTTTGACAGCATGTAATGGTCAAGAAGCTTTGAAACTTATTGATGAAAATAGTGATATTGATGTAATTATTACAGATATTAATATGCCTATAATGAATGGTCTTGATATGATTAAAGAAATACAAAAAAGAGGTATTAAATTACCTATTATAATAATGTCTGCACATACAGAGCTAGATTACTTAAATAAAGCAAAAGATTTAGGTGTTGTAGAATACTTATTAAAGCCTTTTGATTTTATAAAGTTTATAGAATTGTTAACAAGCTTAGATATAGAGAAATAA
- the panD gene encoding aspartate 1-decarboxylase: MTFDMLYSKIHRATVTDANLNYIGSITIDEELMTASKIRVGQKVEIVNVNNGERFATYVIKGKAGSKDMCLNGAAARKVEIGDKIIVISYASYSEEELENYLPTVVIVDDENNIEMITNELVGSDHV; this comes from the coding sequence ATGACATTTGATATGCTATATAGTAAGATTCATAGAGCAACTGTAACAGATGCAAATCTTAATTATATCGGTTCAATTACAATTGATGAAGAGTTAATGACTGCTTCAAAAATAAGGGTTGGACAAAAAGTAGAAATTGTAAATGTAAACAATGGTGAACGATTTGCTACGTATGTAATTAAAGGAAAAGCAGGAAGTAAAGATATGTGCTTAAATGGGGCAGCTGCTAGAAAAGTAGAAATTGGTGATAAGATTATCGTAATATCTTATGCATCTTATTCTGAGGAAGAGTTGGAAAATTATTTACCAACAGTTGTAATTGTTGATGATGAAAACAATATTGAGATGATTACAAATGAATTAGTAGGAAGTGATCATGTTTGA
- a CDS encoding ferredoxin, with protein MEMPAIPQPTFYIFKCEQSSPPGMPKPSCVTEQSRDLFNHLAQGMMQKGLMGPVQVIRTSCLGRCQMGPVMLIEPGHHMYCQLSKEKIDRIVEEHIIGGNPVQEFLIPEQFWGEPVNLAQ; from the coding sequence ATGGAAATGCCAGCTATACCGCAACCAACTTTTTATATTTTTAAATGTGAGCAAAGCTCACCTCCTGGTATGCCTAAACCGTCATGTGTTACTGAACAATCAAGAGATTTATTTAATCACTTAGCTCAAGGAATGATGCAAAAAGGTTTAATGGGACCAGTTCAAGTTATACGAACATCCTGTTTAGGGAGATGTCAAATGGGACCTGTTATGTTAATAGAACCAGGACATCATATGTACTGTCAATTATCTAAGGAAAAAATTGATAGAATTGTAGAAGAACACATTATAGGCGGAAACCCTGTACAAGAATTTTTAATTCCTGAGCAATTTTGGGGAGAGCCTGTTAATTTAGCGCAGTAG
- a CDS encoding inositol monophosphatase family protein — translation MEKKLIEIIKEAGEILKEGYFSNKDVSFKAKKDLVTKYDVGIENFLKEKFLKEFQDFNVIAEESDNSNIEFNNSIIVDPIDGTTNFVNKLPHTCISVGVYKNKEPYIGIVYNPILDELYTAKVGNGAFLNGEKIEVSAEDDFQKALISTGFPYTSGTCEVDLNDVIKKIKVILPKCQDIRRLGSAALDLCYVAKGMYEGYYEMNLKAWDVSAGIIILKEAGGKITNLDGNKYVLFENKYIVASNTKIHNALIENLN, via the coding sequence ATGGAAAAAAAATTAATAGAGATAATAAAAGAAGCTGGTGAAATATTAAAAGAGGGATATTTTTCAAATAAAGATGTTAGTTTTAAAGCAAAAAAAGATTTGGTTACAAAATATGATGTAGGTATTGAGAATTTTCTAAAAGAAAAATTTCTAAAAGAGTTTCAAGATTTTAATGTAATAGCAGAAGAATCAGATAATTCAAATATTGAATTCAATAATTCGATTATAGTAGATCCTATTGATGGTACAACAAATTTTGTAAATAAATTACCACATACTTGTATTTCTGTTGGTGTATATAAAAATAAAGAACCCTATATAGGAATAGTGTACAATCCAATTTTAGATGAATTGTATACTGCAAAAGTAGGAAATGGAGCTTTTTTAAATGGTGAAAAAATTGAAGTGTCTGCTGAAGATGATTTTCAAAAGGCATTAATATCTACTGGTTTTCCATATACTTCGGGTACTTGTGAAGTTGATTTAAATGATGTGATAAAAAAGATAAAAGTAATTTTGCCTAAGTGTCAAGATATTAGAAGACTTGGTTCTGCAGCTTTAGATTTATGTTATGTAGCAAAGGGTATGTATGAAGGCTATTATGAAATGAATCTTAAAGCTTGGGATGTAAGTGCAGGTATAATTATTTTGAAAGAAGCAGGTGGTAAAATTACTAATTTAGATGGAAATAAATATGTTTTATTTGAAAATAAATATATAGTTGCTTCAAATACTAAGATTCATAATGCTTTAATTGAAAATTTAAATTAA
- the groES gene encoding co-chaperone GroES has protein sequence MNFKPLGKRVLVERTEVEEKTASGIILVDSAKEKPNTAIVKAVGSEVTELKEGDTVVFEQFRGTELTLQGEDYLVLDLENIIGVM, from the coding sequence ATGAATTTTAAACCATTAGGAAAAAGAGTTCTAGTAGAAAGAACAGAAGTAGAAGAAAAAACTGCAAGTGGAATTATCCTTGTAGATTCTGCAAAAGAAAAACCAAACACTGCTATAGTTAAAGCAGTTGGGTCGGAAGTTACTGAACTAAAAGAAGGTGATACAGTTGTTTTTGAACAATTTAGAGGAACTGAGCTAACATTGCAAGGTGAAGATTATTTAGTATTAGATTTAGAAAATATTATAGGAGTTATGTAA
- a CDS encoding polyprenyl synthetase family protein: MRELLTSFEDYLLNNLPQSKTFHPYFEDALGDMLKAGGKRFRPMLLLSVVKSNKSLLVPNAYPVALGLEMLHTYSLVHDDLPSMDNADLRRGFETLHKKYDEVTAILVGDALNTEAFNQIVQAPLHNDIKVELIKVLSINGGIDGMIIGQAIDCFFENQKLELNQLEFLHIHKTAKLIAASLKMGAIISEYDLNIQEKLFNFGIDIGLLFQIQDDIIDETQTTEEAGKTTQNDESKNSFVNLLGLNGAIKSADELALKCENSLNAFDENLKISLTELLLKYLYRHKN; this comes from the coding sequence ATGAGAGAACTTTTAACTTCATTTGAAGATTATCTTTTAAATAATCTTCCACAATCAAAAACTTTTCACCCTTATTTTGAAGATGCCTTAGGCGATATGTTAAAAGCTGGTGGTAAAAGATTTAGACCTATGCTTTTATTATCTGTTGTAAAATCAAATAAATCTTTATTAGTACCAAATGCATATCCTGTAGCTCTTGGTTTAGAAATGTTACATACATACTCTTTAGTACATGATGATTTACCTTCAATGGACAATGCAGATCTTAGACGGGGTTTTGAAACTTTACATAAAAAATATGATGAAGTAACAGCAATTTTAGTGGGTGATGCTTTAAACACAGAAGCATTTAATCAGATTGTTCAAGCACCATTACATAATGATATTAAAGTAGAACTAATAAAAGTTTTAAGTATAAATGGTGGAATTGATGGAATGATAATTGGTCAAGCAATTGATTGTTTCTTTGAGAATCAAAAACTTGAACTTAATCAGTTAGAATTTTTACATATTCATAAAACAGCAAAATTGATTGCAGCATCTTTGAAAATGGGTGCAATAATTTCAGAATATGATTTAAATATACAAGAAAAACTTTTTAATTTTGGAATTGATATTGGATTACTTTTCCAGATTCAAGATGATATTATAGATGAAACACAAACTACAGAAGAAGCTGGTAAAACAACTCAAAATGATGAATCGAAGAATTCTTTTGTAAATCTTTTAGGTCTTAATGGTGCAATTAAATCAGCTGATGAATTAGCATTAAAATGTGAAAATAGCCTAAATGCATTTGATGAAAATTTAAAAATATCATTAACTGAATTACTTTTAAAATATTTATATAGACATAAAAATTAA
- a CDS encoding methyl-accepting chemotaxis protein — translation MSTLGQTVTTSVDTGQDLASKTATSMDEINEKVTAINEAINVIDQIAFQTNILSLNAAVEAATAGEAGKGFAVVAQEVRNLAARSAEAAKEIKDLVEDANTKADQGKKISDEMIKGYEELNTHIGETIHIIDDVSAASKEQMTGIEQINDAMTMLDRVTQENASEANQVKSIANEVSVMSNDLVADAQSKKFN, via the coding sequence ATGTCGACTTTAGGTCAAACAGTTACTACTTCAGTTGATACAGGACAAGACCTTGCATCAAAAACAGCTACTTCTATGGATGAAATAAATGAAAAAGTAACGGCGATTAATGAAGCTATTAATGTGATTGATCAAATTGCATTTCAAACAAATATTCTTTCACTTAATGCCGCAGTTGAGGCTGCAACTGCTGGTGAAGCAGGAAAAGGTTTTGCTGTTGTTGCACAAGAAGTAAGAAATCTAGCAGCAAGGTCAGCTGAAGCTGCAAAAGAGATTAAAGACTTAGTAGAAGACGCAAATACAAAAGCAGATCAAGGTAAGAAAATTTCTGATGAAATGATAAAAGGGTATGAAGAATTAAATACTCATATTGGTGAAACTATTCATATTATTGATGATGTTAGTGCTGCTTCTAAAGAACAGATGACGGGAATTGAACAAATCAACGATGCAATGACAATGCTTGATAGAGTCACTCAAGAAAATGCTTCTGAAGCTAATCAAGTAAAATCAATCGCAAATGAAGTATCTGTAATGTCTAATGATTTAGTTGCAGATGCACAAAGCAAAAAATTTAACTAA
- a CDS encoding YkgJ family cysteine cluster protein, with protein sequence MKEFISTNNHHFTFGNCSNCEAKCCDGRHGTIFSQIILNEFEKVYKNFPILFIFGELGFIKPIILLTTGNDFCPYLKDFKCTIYQDRPTVCRTYPLSPNLDNNIYIDTLCPEINKSELTIIKNNTINENFDNSVFYEYQDKYIETHFQFEKLEKKDFEKIRTINKVDFFKYVGTSKSKYLEMHKSSLKNLSIF encoded by the coding sequence ATGAAAGAGTTTATTTCTACAAATAATCATCATTTTACTTTTGGAAATTGTTCTAATTGTGAAGCTAAATGTTGCGATGGAAGACATGGAACTATTTTTTCTCAAATTATTTTAAATGAATTTGAAAAAGTTTATAAAAATTTTCCTATTCTTTTTATATTTGGTGAATTAGGATTTATAAAACCTATAATACTTCTTACAACGGGAAATGATTTTTGTCCATATTTAAAAGACTTTAAGTGTACTATTTATCAAGATAGACCGACTGTTTGTAGAACTTATCCTTTAAGCCCTAATCTTGATAATAATATTTATATTGATACTCTTTGTCCAGAAATAAACAAATCTGAACTTACAATTATAAAAAATAATACTATAAATGAAAACTTTGATAATAGTGTATTTTATGAATATCAAGATAAATATATTGAGACCCATTTCCAATTTGAAAAACTTGAAAAAAAAGATTTTGAAAAAATACGTACTATCAATAAAGTTGATTTTTTTAAATATGTAGGAACAAGTAAATCAAAATACTTAGAAATGCACAAGAGTTCTTTGAAAAACTTATCTATTTTTTAA
- a CDS encoding PAS domain-containing protein, protein MAAGQETVLDEYAFLVSETNEKGIISFANEDFCKIAEYSLDELMGQPHNMVRHPDMPSKAFKSLWDTVQAGEIWTGYVKNATKSGGYYWVYATVYPFESCDGSKGYLSCRRKPSQENIEEAEKLYAQWNKE, encoded by the coding sequence ATGGCAGCAGGACAAGAAACAGTTTTAGATGAGTACGCATTCTTAGTTAGTGAAACAAATGAAAAAGGTATAATTTCTTTTGCAAACGAAGATTTTTGTAAAATCGCAGAGTATAGTTTAGATGAACTAATGGGACAACCACATAACATGGTAAGACACCCTGATATGCCAAGTAAAGCATTTAAATCACTTTGGGATACAGTACAAGCTGGTGAAATTTGGACAGGGTATGTTAAAAATGCAACTAAGTCTGGTGGATATTATTGGGTTTATGCAACAGTTTATCCTTTTGAAAGTTGTGATGGTTCTAAAGGTTATCTTTCTTGTAGAAGAAAACCCTCTCAAGAAAATATAGAAGAAGCAGAAAAGCTTTATGCTCAATGGAATAAAGAATAA
- the groL gene encoding chaperonin GroEL (60 kDa chaperone family; promotes refolding of misfolded polypeptides especially under stressful conditions; forms two stacked rings of heptamers to form a barrel-shaped 14mer; ends can be capped by GroES; misfolded proteins enter the barrel where they are refolded when GroES binds) has product MAKEVLFSDAARNSLFAGVEKLADAVKVTMGPRGRNVLLQKAFGAPTITKDGVSVAREIELEDTLENMGAQLVKEVASKTADEAGDGTTTATVLAQSVFKEGLRNVTAGANPITLKRGMDKACEAILVELKAASKVVADKKEIEQVATISANSDTAIGAMIAEAMDKVGKDGVITVEEAKGISDELDVVEGMQFDRGYLSPYFVTNTEKMVTEMENPFILLCEKKVSNLKEMLPILEAVNQAGRPLLIIAEDVDGEALATLVVNRLRGSLNIAAVKAPGFGDRRKAMLEDIAILTNGTVISEEMGMKLETSGIEVLGTAARVVIDKDNTTIVDGTGTADSVKGRVNQIKAEIENTTSDYDREKLQERLAKLSGGVAVIKVGAATETEMKEKKDRVDDALSATRAAVEEGIVIGGGAALIRAAAKVSLELDGDEQIGADIVLRAIKAPLKQIAINAGFDAGVVANEVEKSDNENLGFNAASGEYVDMFEAGIVDPAKVERIAMQNAVSVASLLLTTEATVTDIKADAPAAPAMPDMGGMGGMPGMGM; this is encoded by the coding sequence ATGGCAAAAGAAGTATTATTTAGTGATGCTGCAAGAAATTCTTTATTTGCAGGTGTTGAAAAATTAGCAGATGCAGTAAAAGTTACAATGGGACCAAGAGGTAGAAATGTATTATTACAAAAAGCATTTGGAGCTCCTACTATCACAAAAGATGGTGTTTCTGTAGCACGTGAGATTGAGTTAGAAGATACATTGGAAAATATGGGGGCACAACTTGTAAAAGAAGTTGCTTCTAAAACTGCTGATGAAGCAGGAGATGGAACAACTACTGCTACAGTTTTAGCTCAATCAGTTTTCAAAGAAGGTCTTAGAAATGTAACTGCTGGAGCAAACCCTATCACTCTTAAAAGAGGTATGGATAAAGCTTGTGAAGCAATTTTAGTTGAACTTAAAGCTGCTTCAAAAGTAGTTGCAGATAAAAAAGAGATTGAGCAAGTTGCTACTATTTCTGCAAATTCTGATACTGCTATTGGTGCAATGATTGCAGAAGCTATGGATAAAGTTGGAAAAGATGGTGTTATTACTGTTGAAGAAGCAAAAGGTATTTCAGATGAGCTAGATGTTGTTGAAGGTATGCAATTTGATAGAGGTTACTTATCTCCATATTTTGTTACAAATACTGAAAAAATGGTTACGGAAATGGAAAATCCATTTATTCTTTTATGTGAGAAAAAAGTTTCTAATTTAAAAGAAATGTTACCAATCTTAGAAGCTGTAAACCAAGCCGGAAGACCTTTATTAATTATTGCAGAAGATGTTGATGGGGAAGCATTAGCTACTTTAGTTGTAAATAGATTAAGAGGTTCTTTAAATATTGCTGCAGTTAAAGCTCCAGGTTTTGGTGATAGAAGAAAAGCAATGTTAGAAGATATTGCAATTTTAACAAACGGTACAGTTATTTCTGAAGAGATGGGAATGAAACTTGAAACTTCTGGTATTGAAGTTCTTGGTACTGCTGCTAGAGTTGTAATTGATAAAGATAATACAACTATTGTTGATGGAACTGGAACGGCAGATTCTGTTAAAGGTAGAGTAAATCAAATTAAAGCAGAGATTGAAAATACAACTTCTGATTATGATAGAGAAAAACTACAAGAAAGACTTGCAAAACTTTCTGGTGGTGTTGCAGTTATTAAAGTTGGTGCTGCAACTGAAACTGAAATGAAAGAGAAAAAAGATAGAGTTGATGATGCTTTATCTGCTACAAGAGCTGCTGTTGAAGAAGGTATTGTTATTGGTGGTGGAGCTGCATTAATTAGAGCTGCTGCTAAAGTATCTTTAGAATTAGATGGTGATGAGCAAATTGGTGCAGATATTGTATTAAGAGCTATTAAAGCACCTTTAAAACAAATTGCAATCAATGCTGGTTTTGATGCTGGTGTTGTTGCAAATGAAGTTGAAAAATCAGATAATGAAAATTTAGGATTTAATGCTGCAAGTGGTGAATATGTTGATATGTTTGAAGCTGGTATTGTGGATCCTGCAAAAGTAGAAAGAATCGCAATGCAAAATGCAGTTTCTGTTGCTTCATTATTATTAACAACTGAAGCTACTGTTACTGATATCAAAGCTGATGCACCAGCTGCTCCAGCTATGCCTGATATGGGTGGAATGGGTGGAATGCCTGGAATGGGAATGTAA
- a CDS encoding peptidylprolyl isomerase produces MKKILFILFSFVLLLEAANPTAVVKTTQGTVEIELRPDLAPKAVENFVTHSKNGYYNGLIFHRIIKNFMIQGGDPTGTGRGGESIWGKPFKDEFAPNAVFDKPGILAMANAGPNTNGSQFFITTVPTYWLNGRHSIFGFVTKGMDIVKKLENVPTSGQSRGNKPLRDQKIISIEIK; encoded by the coding sequence ATGAAAAAGATATTGTTTATTTTGTTTTCTTTTGTGTTACTTTTAGAAGCAGCAAACCCTACTGCTGTTGTAAAAACAACACAAGGTACTGTAGAAATTGAATTAAGACCAGATTTAGCTCCAAAAGCTGTTGAGAATTTCGTAACACATTCAAAAAATGGTTATTATAATGGGTTGATTTTTCACAGAATTATAAAAAACTTTATGATTCAAGGTGGAGATCCAACAGGAACAGGAAGAGGTGGTGAATCTATTTGGGGGAAACCGTTTAAAGATGAGTTTGCACCAAATGCAGTATTTGATAAACCAGGTATTTTAGCTATGGCAAATGCTGGACCAAATACAAATGGTAGTCAATTTTTTATTACAACTGTACCTACATATTGGCTAAATGGAAGACATTCAATTTTTGGTTTTGTTACAAAAGGAATGGATATTGTTAAAAAGTTAGAGAATGTTCCTACATCAGGACAATCAAGAGGAAATAAACCTTTAAGAGACCAAAAAATTATTTCAATAGAAATAAAATAA